One stretch of Microbacterium terrae DNA includes these proteins:
- a CDS encoding DUF779 domain-containing protein, translating into MTQTRQFTRVDVTDAAAGLLRELTRQHGPLMFHQSGGCCDGSAPMCYPVGMFITGPSDVHLGSIDAGLDLPVEVFISEAQFEYWKYTHLTIDVVPGRGAGFSVEGPTGNRFIVRSRMLDDDELVHFGLGPS; encoded by the coding sequence ATGACGCAGACACGGCAGTTCACCAGAGTCGACGTGACGGATGCCGCAGCCGGCCTGCTGCGCGAGCTCACCCGGCAGCACGGGCCGCTGATGTTCCATCAGTCGGGCGGATGCTGTGACGGCTCGGCACCCATGTGCTACCCCGTCGGCATGTTCATCACCGGTCCGAGCGACGTGCACCTCGGATCGATCGATGCCGGGCTCGACCTCCCAGTCGAGGTGTTCATCTCGGAGGCCCAGTTCGAGTACTGGAAGTACACCCACCTCACGATCGACGTCGTTCCCGGCCGCGGCGCGGGCTTCAGCGTGGAGGGCCCGACCGGCAATCGGTTCATCGTGCGCTCGCGCATGCTCGACGACGACGAGCTCGTGCACTTCGGGCTCGGCCCCTCCTGA
- the rpsF gene encoding 30S ribosomal protein S6 translates to MVILNPEIDERTVAPSLDKFLKVITADGGSIENVDIWGRRRLAYEIQKKNEGIYAVVNFTATAEATQELDRQLKLNEQIMRTKVLRAEEAIAMIASEKQRADERAARKTAKAAKA, encoded by the coding sequence ATGGTCATCCTGAACCCTGAGATCGATGAGCGCACGGTCGCCCCGAGCCTCGACAAGTTCCTGAAGGTCATCACCGCTGATGGTGGCTCGATCGAGAACGTCGACATCTGGGGCCGTCGCCGTCTCGCTTACGAGATCCAGAAGAAGAACGAGGGCATCTACGCCGTCGTCAACTTCACCGCGACCGCCGAGGCCACCCAGGAGCTCGACCGTCAGCTGAAGCTCAACGAGCAGATCATGCGCACCAAGGTGCTGCGGGCCGAGGAAGCGATCGCCATGATCGCCTCGGAGAAGCAGCGTGCCGACGAGCGTGCTGCCCGCAAGACCGCCAAGGCTGCGAAGGCCTGA
- a CDS encoding LPXTG cell wall anchor domain-containing protein, whose amino-acid sequence MRTFYKRALLGTLLAGGITLFGATIAANAAEPPVDADLLSSVVADDGLVDSLVGDSIVDPLIGDDGAVAPVTDAVADVVDEATGTTAGTEIVEAVVGDDGAVDDVVADGAIVEGGTVGTLAADVDAVIDDVAAGDVDAAVDDLATTVDDLGANVGQTVTDAAANTDDQVVDGLVADALTDVDGILSGDPDAGLDELVQNAGENVADALDSTGLAEDALEQTLEGGPASTPATPVDDADGLLTGLTEDDGLIDGLAGDSILDPILGDDGALEPVTDAVGGLVDDLTGTTAGTGIVDGLLGGDSGMNDVVGDGILVEGGLVGNLVDNADNTIDDLLDGDLDAVVDDLGTTVDDLGTDLGTTVTNATENTADQVIDGLVGDALGDASNVVDELVTGGDVAGAISDTVQNVGDNVADAADSTGLVDDLLTDVLGDTDPAGPVDPTDPTDPTDPTDPTDPTDPTDPTDPTDPTDPTDPGDGTDGTDGTDGTDGIPGADGTDGTTGSPAFTGARVIGLPSASGATDLATTGGTSPWLGLLLGLVLAAAGSVLVSRRRSA is encoded by the coding sequence ATGCGCACTTTCTACAAGCGCGCCCTATTGGGCACGCTCCTCGCCGGCGGCATCACGCTGTTCGGCGCGACAATCGCGGCCAACGCGGCCGAACCACCCGTCGACGCCGACCTCCTCTCGTCGGTCGTCGCCGACGACGGGCTCGTCGACTCCCTCGTAGGAGACTCCATCGTCGACCCGCTCATCGGAGACGACGGCGCGGTGGCGCCGGTCACCGACGCGGTGGCCGACGTCGTCGATGAGGCCACCGGCACGACGGCCGGCACCGAGATCGTCGAGGCCGTCGTAGGTGACGACGGCGCGGTCGATGACGTCGTCGCCGACGGCGCCATCGTCGAAGGCGGCACGGTCGGCACACTCGCCGCCGATGTCGACGCCGTGATCGACGACGTCGCCGCCGGCGACGTGGACGCAGCGGTCGACGACCTCGCCACCACCGTCGACGACCTCGGCGCGAACGTCGGACAGACCGTGACGGATGCCGCGGCCAACACCGACGACCAGGTGGTCGACGGCCTCGTCGCCGACGCCCTCACCGACGTCGACGGCATCCTTTCGGGCGACCCTGACGCCGGGCTGGACGAGCTGGTGCAGAACGCGGGCGAGAACGTCGCCGACGCGCTCGACAGCACCGGTCTCGCCGAAGACGCCCTGGAGCAGACGCTCGAGGGCGGCCCGGCATCGACACCGGCCACTCCCGTGGACGACGCCGACGGGCTGCTCACCGGCCTCACCGAAGACGACGGTCTCATCGACGGCCTCGCCGGCGACAGCATCCTCGACCCGATCCTCGGCGACGACGGTGCGCTCGAGCCCGTGACCGACGCTGTGGGCGGCCTCGTCGACGACCTGACCGGCACGACGGCCGGCACCGGCATCGTCGACGGTCTCCTCGGTGGCGACTCTGGCATGAACGACGTGGTCGGCGACGGCATCCTCGTGGAGGGCGGACTCGTCGGCAACCTCGTCGACAACGCCGACAACACGATCGACGACCTGCTCGACGGCGACCTCGACGCCGTCGTCGACGACCTCGGCACCACGGTCGACGACCTCGGCACCGACCTCGGCACCACCGTGACGAACGCCACGGAGAACACCGCCGACCAGGTGATCGACGGCCTCGTCGGGGATGCGCTCGGGGATGCCTCGAACGTCGTCGACGAGCTCGTCACGGGCGGCGACGTCGCCGGTGCGATCTCCGACACCGTTCAGAACGTCGGCGACAACGTGGCCGATGCGGCCGACTCCACCGGGCTGGTCGACGATCTGCTCACCGACGTGCTCGGCGACACCGACCCGGCTGGCCCGGTCGATCCGACGGATCCCACGGACCCGACCGATCCGACCGACCCGACCGACCCGACCGATCCGACGGACCCGACCGACCCGACCGATCCGACCGATCCCACCGATCCGGGTGACGGCACCGACGGAACGGACGGAACCGACGGCACGGACGGCATCCCGGGCGCAGACGGCACCGACGGAACCACCGGGTCGCCCGCATTCACCGGCGCGCGCGTGATCGGACTCCCGTCCGCATCCGGCGCCACCGATCTCGCCACGACGGGAGGGACGAGCCCGTGGCTCGGCCTGCTGCTCGGCCTCGTGCTGGCAGCGGCCGGATCGGTGCTCGTGTCGCGGCGACGCTCCGCGTGA
- the rplI gene encoding 50S ribosomal protein L9: protein MAKLILTNEVAGLGSAGDVVEVKNGYARNYLIPQGFAVAWTRGGEKQVASIRAARDARAIHVHEEAVALKDALESNKVKLTVKAGAEGRLFGSVKTGDVADAVKAAGLGDLDKRKIHITAPIKAVGEHEATIRLRDDVTAVITLQVVAAK, encoded by the coding sequence ATGGCAAAGCTCATTCTCACGAACGAGGTCGCCGGGCTCGGTAGCGCCGGTGACGTGGTCGAGGTCAAGAACGGGTACGCCCGCAACTACCTCATCCCCCAGGGTTTCGCGGTCGCGTGGACCCGTGGTGGCGAGAAGCAGGTCGCATCGATCCGTGCTGCTCGTGACGCCCGCGCGATCCACGTCCACGAAGAGGCAGTCGCCCTCAAGGACGCCCTGGAGTCGAACAAGGTCAAGCTCACCGTCAAGGCCGGTGCCGAGGGTCGTCTCTTCGGTTCGGTGAAGACGGGCGACGTCGCCGACGCGGTCAAGGCCGCGGGTCTCGGTGACCTCGACAAGCGCAAGATCCACATCACCGCGCCGATCAAGGCCGTGGGCGAGCACGAGGCGACCATTCGCCTGCGTGACGACGTCACCGCCGTGATCACCCTGCAGGTGGTCGCCGCCAAGTAA
- a CDS encoding CCA tRNA nucleotidyltransferase has product MLNMADGVARLGALAESPVVATLAQAFADAGFELAIVGGPVRDALLGRATNDLDFTTDARPDDILRIVKPISTAQWDIGRAFGTIGARMRLPGGGFEQVEITTYRADSYDGVTRKPTVEFGDSIDGDLVRRDFTVNAMALKVPSRTLVDPTGGVEDLVRGILRTPADPRVSFGDDPLRMLRAARFASQLGFEVDAATLTAMGELRQTLSIVSPERVQGELVKLLATDDPVRGIRILVDTGLMDEFLPEIPALRLEVDEHHHHKDVYEHSLTVLSQAIELEQSRHPGEAPDVALRLAALLHDIGKPATRRLEPGGGVTFYHHDLKGARLARKRLTALRFDSDTMNVVSRLIELHLRFFGYAEGAWTDSAVRRYVRDAENELERLHILTRADVTTRNARKARRLAGAYDDIERRIEALAEQEQLDAMRPELDGNRIQEVLGIGPGREVGEAYRFLLDVRLDEGVIGPDAAEQRLRDWWASRG; this is encoded by the coding sequence ATGCTCAACATGGCCGACGGTGTCGCGCGCCTCGGCGCGCTCGCGGAGTCGCCCGTCGTCGCGACGCTGGCGCAGGCATTCGCCGACGCCGGGTTCGAACTGGCCATCGTGGGCGGTCCGGTGCGCGACGCGCTGCTCGGCCGGGCCACGAACGACCTCGATTTCACGACGGATGCCCGCCCCGACGACATCCTGCGCATCGTCAAGCCGATCTCGACGGCGCAGTGGGACATCGGCCGCGCCTTCGGCACGATCGGCGCCCGCATGCGGCTTCCCGGCGGCGGCTTCGAGCAGGTCGAGATCACGACCTACCGCGCCGACAGCTACGACGGCGTCACGCGCAAGCCGACCGTCGAGTTCGGCGACTCGATCGACGGCGACCTCGTGCGCCGCGACTTCACCGTGAACGCGATGGCGCTGAAGGTGCCGAGCCGCACGCTGGTCGACCCGACCGGCGGTGTGGAAGATCTGGTGCGCGGCATCCTGCGCACCCCCGCCGACCCGCGGGTGAGCTTCGGCGACGATCCGCTCCGGATGCTGCGCGCCGCGCGCTTCGCGTCACAGCTGGGCTTCGAGGTCGATGCGGCGACGCTCACCGCGATGGGCGAGCTGCGCCAGACGCTGTCGATCGTGTCGCCCGAGCGCGTGCAGGGCGAGCTGGTGAAGCTGCTCGCCACCGACGACCCGGTGCGCGGCATCCGCATCCTCGTCGACACCGGACTGATGGACGAGTTCCTCCCCGAGATCCCCGCGCTGCGGCTCGAGGTCGACGAGCATCACCACCACAAAGACGTCTACGAGCACTCGCTCACCGTGCTCTCGCAGGCGATCGAGCTCGAGCAGAGCCGTCACCCCGGCGAGGCGCCCGACGTCGCCCTGCGACTCGCGGCGCTGCTCCACGACATCGGCAAGCCCGCCACGCGCCGGCTCGAGCCCGGCGGCGGGGTGACCTTCTACCACCACGACCTCAAGGGGGCGCGGCTCGCACGCAAGCGCCTCACGGCGCTGCGCTTCGACTCCGACACCATGAACGTGGTGTCGCGGCTGATCGAGCTGCACCTGCGGTTCTTCGGCTACGCCGAGGGCGCCTGGACCGATTCGGCGGTGCGCCGCTACGTGCGCGACGCCGAGAACGAGCTCGAGCGCCTGCATATCCTCACCCGTGCCGACGTCACCACCCGCAACGCCCGCAAGGCCCGGCGGCTGGCCGGTGCCTACGACGACATCGAGCGCCGCATCGAGGCGCTGGCAGAGCAGGAGCAGCTCGACGCGATGCGCCCCGAGCTCGACGGCAACCGCATCCAGGAGGTGCTGGGCATCGGTCCCGGCCGAGAGGTCGGCGAGGCGTACCGATTCCTGCTCGACGTGCGGCTCGACGAGGGTGTCATCGGACCGGATGCCGCCGAGCAGCGCCTCCGCGACTGGTGGGCATCGCGGGGCTGA
- a CDS encoding DUF7059 domain-containing protein, which yields MLPQDDPALCAALAADLDRAGFTAEALRSAWGDAADDAIARGLRRPADRALGDRGDPLAVLGRLLVLGMPQAAASVDSALPAAGADGLVALGLATRDGDATVPTALIRPQSVEDAAAGAARWWIASDLDEAALGGALPVDHVLGVGGASLTLASLQLPTPAASALDIGAGCGIQALRARRSADRVVATDISERALAFTRLNARLNGVDAIETRHGSLFAPVAGERFERIVSNPPFVITPRTADVPEYEYRDGGMVGDDLVAAFIGGVGEHLEPGGVAQLLGNWETRSGVAGIDRVREWVAASPVPLDAWVVEREVLDPLSYAELWVRDGGTLPGTPGFARLLDAWLDDFVDREVTEVGFGYILLRRPAAGEPTLDRFESLPQPVGSEPLGAHLAEALAAHDALALLDDEALAAAVLTVAPDVTEARHHLPGAEEPTVIEVRQGGGFGRALSVDPGLAALVGASDGDLPVGVLVDAIAQLLEVDAAALRADLLPRVREMVFTGFLRLAGHGR from the coding sequence GTGCTCCCCCAAGACGACCCTGCGCTGTGCGCCGCACTCGCGGCCGACCTCGACCGTGCCGGCTTCACCGCCGAGGCGCTGCGCTCCGCGTGGGGCGACGCGGCCGACGACGCGATCGCGCGGGGCCTCCGGCGCCCGGCCGATCGCGCCCTCGGTGACCGCGGCGATCCCCTCGCGGTGCTCGGGCGCCTGCTCGTGCTCGGCATGCCGCAGGCCGCGGCATCCGTCGACTCCGCCCTTCCCGCGGCGGGCGCGGACGGCCTCGTCGCGCTGGGGCTCGCGACGCGCGACGGCGATGCGACGGTGCCGACGGCGCTCATCCGTCCGCAGTCGGTGGAGGATGCCGCCGCCGGCGCCGCACGGTGGTGGATCGCGAGCGACCTCGACGAGGCCGCGCTCGGCGGCGCCCTTCCGGTCGACCACGTGCTGGGAGTGGGCGGTGCCTCGCTGACGCTCGCGTCGCTGCAGCTGCCGACTCCGGCGGCATCCGCTCTCGACATCGGCGCCGGATGCGGCATCCAGGCGCTGCGCGCGCGGCGATCGGCCGATCGCGTGGTCGCCACCGACATCTCGGAGCGCGCGCTGGCGTTCACGCGCCTGAACGCGCGGCTCAACGGGGTCGACGCGATCGAGACCCGTCACGGCAGCCTGTTCGCGCCGGTCGCCGGAGAGCGCTTCGAGCGCATCGTGTCGAACCCGCCGTTCGTCATCACCCCGCGCACGGCCGACGTGCCAGAGTACGAGTACCGCGACGGCGGGATGGTGGGCGATGACCTCGTCGCCGCCTTCATCGGCGGGGTCGGCGAGCACCTCGAGCCCGGCGGCGTCGCGCAGCTGCTCGGCAACTGGGAGACCCGTTCAGGCGTCGCCGGCATCGACCGGGTGCGCGAGTGGGTCGCGGCGTCGCCCGTGCCGCTCGACGCGTGGGTCGTCGAGCGGGAGGTGCTCGACCCGCTCTCGTACGCGGAGCTCTGGGTGCGCGACGGCGGCACCCTGCCCGGCACCCCCGGCTTCGCGCGGCTGCTCGACGCGTGGCTCGACGACTTCGTCGACCGCGAGGTCACCGAGGTGGGGTTCGGGTACATCCTGCTGCGCCGCCCGGCAGCGGGTGAGCCGACCCTCGACCGTTTCGAGTCGCTGCCCCAGCCCGTCGGCAGCGAACCGCTCGGCGCGCACCTCGCCGAGGCGCTCGCGGCCCACGACGCTCTCGCGCTGCTCGACGACGAGGCACTCGCCGCGGCCGTGCTCACCGTCGCCCCCGACGTCACCGAGGCCCGTCACCATCTGCCCGGCGCCGAGGAGCCGACGGTCATCGAGGTGCGTCAGGGCGGCGGGTTCGGGCGGGCGCTGTCGGTCGATCCGGGGCTCGCCGCGCTCGTGGGAGCCAGCGACGGCGACCTGCCCGTGGGCGTGCTGGTCGACGCGATCGCCCAGCTGCTCGAGGTGGATGCCGCGGCGCTCCGAGCCGACCTGCTCCCGCGGGTGCGCGAGATGGTGTTCACCGGCTTCCTGCGCCTCGCCGGCCACGGTCGTTGA
- the exaC gene encoding acetaldehyde dehydrogenase ExaC has protein sequence MTIVEEGVSSVYAAPGQRGSVADYRARYGHYIGGEFVEPIKGQYFENISPVNGKPFCEVGRGTVEDIDRAVDVAWQAFASWKRTTPTERAVILNKIADRIEQNLEAIAVAETWDNGKPVRETLAADIPLVVDHFRYFAGVLRAQEGSLSQIDEDTVAYHFHEPLGVVGQIIPWNFPILMATWKLAPALAAGNCVVLKPAEQTPASILFLFDIIGDLLPAGVVNIVNGFGIEAGAPLAQHKRIRKVAFTGETTTGRLIMQYASQNLIPVTLELGGKSANIFFEDVARSQDDYYDKALEGFTFFALNGGEVCTCPSRALIQRSIYDSFLGDGLERVGKIVQGNPLDPATMIGAQASNDQLEKILSYIDIGKQEGAKVLIGGERVDLGGDLSEGFYVQPTVFEGQNSMRIFQEEIFGPVVSVTSFDDFQGAIDIANDTLYGLGAGVWSRSGDTAYRAGRAIEAGRVWTNTYHQYPAHAAFGGYKQSGIGRENHLKMLDHYQQTKNLLVSYAEGAMGFF, from the coding sequence ATGACCATCGTCGAAGAAGGTGTCTCGAGCGTCTACGCCGCCCCCGGGCAGCGCGGATCGGTCGCCGACTACCGTGCCCGCTACGGCCACTACATCGGCGGCGAGTTCGTCGAGCCCATCAAGGGCCAGTACTTCGAGAACATCTCGCCGGTCAACGGCAAGCCGTTCTGCGAGGTCGGTCGCGGCACCGTCGAAGACATCGACCGTGCGGTGGATGTCGCGTGGCAGGCGTTCGCGTCGTGGAAGCGCACCACTCCCACCGAGCGCGCCGTGATCCTCAACAAGATCGCCGACCGCATCGAGCAGAACCTCGAGGCCATCGCCGTCGCCGAGACCTGGGACAACGGCAAGCCGGTGCGCGAGACCCTGGCCGCCGACATCCCGCTCGTCGTCGACCACTTCCGCTACTTCGCCGGCGTGCTGCGCGCCCAGGAGGGATCGCTCAGCCAGATCGACGAAGACACCGTCGCATACCACTTCCACGAGCCGCTGGGTGTGGTCGGTCAGATCATCCCGTGGAACTTCCCGATCCTGATGGCCACGTGGAAGCTCGCCCCCGCCCTCGCCGCCGGCAACTGCGTCGTGCTCAAGCCCGCCGAGCAGACGCCCGCGAGCATCCTCTTCCTCTTCGACATCATCGGCGACCTCCTCCCCGCCGGCGTCGTCAACATCGTCAACGGGTTCGGCATCGAAGCCGGTGCGCCGCTCGCGCAGCACAAGCGCATCCGCAAGGTCGCGTTCACGGGCGAGACCACGACCGGCCGCCTGATCATGCAGTACGCGTCGCAGAACCTCATCCCGGTCACGCTCGAACTCGGAGGCAAGAGCGCGAACATCTTCTTCGAAGACGTGGCGCGCTCGCAGGACGACTACTACGACAAGGCGCTCGAGGGCTTCACGTTCTTCGCCCTCAACGGCGGCGAGGTCTGCACCTGCCCGTCGCGCGCGCTCATCCAGCGCTCGATCTACGACAGCTTCCTGGGCGACGGGCTCGAGCGCGTCGGCAAGATCGTGCAGGGCAACCCCCTCGACCCGGCCACGATGATCGGCGCGCAGGCGTCGAACGACCAGCTCGAGAAGATCCTCAGCTACATCGACATCGGCAAGCAGGAAGGCGCGAAGGTGCTCATCGGCGGCGAGCGGGTCGACCTCGGCGGCGACCTCAGCGAGGGCTTCTACGTGCAGCCGACCGTGTTCGAGGGTCAGAACAGCATGCGCATCTTCCAGGAGGAGATCTTCGGCCCGGTCGTCTCGGTGACCTCGTTCGACGACTTCCAGGGTGCGATCGACATCGCGAACGACACGCTCTACGGTCTGGGCGCCGGTGTCTGGAGCCGCTCGGGCGACACGGCATACCGCGCCGGCCGCGCCATCGAAGCCGGCCGCGTCTGGACCAACACGTACCACCAGTACCCGGCGCACGCCGCGTTCGGCGGGTACAAGCAGTCGGGCATCGGCCGCGAGAACCACCTGAAGATGCTCGACCACTACCAGCAGACGAAGAACCTGCTCGTGTCGTACGCCGAAGGCGCGATGGGCTTCTTCTAA
- a CDS encoding GAF domain-containing protein — translation MTSSWSQRRDVSPENARLLIERAHDELLAGNAADERLGDVRALVRDSWRRSLASLVGADALPPLDLDLEALAAYRREHPLAVAIDMVRGLLLPGGADESGVVVAVGDASGRLLWVEGDRTVRTLTGDVGFIEGTNWSETAVGTSAPGTALTLDHSVQIHGAEHFNRLVQPWSCTAAPVHDPETRRVLGVIDVTGGVEAVTPQAQLLVDATARAIEGELLVARLRERAQAASSGLPRRPQRRVEATHATLRVLGRNKAVLEVIGDGIETVSELGPRHAELLLMLAVHRQGLSAERLGELVYGEPDASVTLRAEMVRLRKVLERTAPALVPQSRPYRLGVQLDTDAHQLLSLLGRGAHRVALAAYRGDVLPDSVAPGVEEFRDTVRTALREALLAEASVDVLLAYADTDAGADDVEVLRLCLSMLPARSPRRAGLVARIEKLEA, via the coding sequence ATGACTTCGTCCTGGTCGCAGCGGCGTGACGTCTCGCCCGAGAACGCCCGTCTGCTGATCGAACGCGCCCACGACGAGCTTCTGGCCGGCAACGCCGCCGACGAGCGCCTCGGCGATGTGCGGGCGCTGGTGCGCGATTCGTGGCGACGCTCGCTCGCGAGCCTGGTCGGCGCCGACGCGCTCCCGCCGCTCGACCTCGACCTCGAAGCGCTGGCGGCGTATCGGCGCGAGCATCCTCTCGCCGTCGCGATCGACATGGTGCGCGGACTTCTGCTGCCCGGCGGCGCCGACGAATCAGGTGTGGTGGTCGCGGTCGGCGACGCCTCAGGGCGCCTCCTGTGGGTCGAGGGCGACCGCACCGTGCGCACGCTCACCGGTGACGTCGGCTTCATCGAGGGCACCAACTGGTCGGAGACCGCGGTGGGCACCTCGGCACCGGGCACCGCGCTCACCCTCGACCACTCGGTGCAGATCCACGGCGCCGAGCACTTCAACCGCCTCGTGCAGCCGTGGTCGTGCACTGCGGCGCCCGTGCACGACCCCGAGACCCGGCGGGTGCTCGGCGTGATCGACGTGACGGGCGGCGTCGAGGCCGTGACGCCGCAGGCCCAGCTGCTCGTCGACGCCACCGCGCGTGCGATCGAGGGCGAACTGCTCGTCGCGCGGCTGCGCGAACGCGCACAGGCCGCGTCGTCGGGGCTGCCGCGCCGCCCGCAGCGGCGCGTCGAGGCGACCCACGCGACGCTCCGGGTGCTCGGCCGCAACAAGGCCGTGCTCGAGGTGATCGGCGACGGGATCGAGACCGTGTCCGAGCTCGGCCCGCGCCACGCCGAGCTGCTGCTCATGCTCGCCGTGCACCGGCAGGGGCTGTCGGCGGAGCGCCTCGGCGAGCTCGTGTACGGCGAGCCCGACGCATCCGTCACCCTGCGGGCCGAGATGGTGCGGCTGCGCAAGGTGCTCGAGCGCACCGCGCCCGCCCTGGTTCCGCAGTCGCGGCCGTACCGGCTCGGGGTGCAGCTCGACACCGACGCGCACCAACTGCTCTCGCTCCTCGGGCGGGGCGCCCACCGCGTCGCACTCGCCGCCTATCGCGGAGACGTGCTGCCCGACTCCGTCGCGCCCGGGGTCGAGGAGTTCCGCGACACGGTGCGCACCGCGCTGCGCGAAGCGCTGCTGGCCGAGGCATCCGTCGACGTGCTGCTCGCGTACGCCGACACCGATGCCGGCGCCGACGACGTCGAGGTGCTGCGGCTGTGCCTGTCGATGCTGCCCGCCCGCTCGCCGCGCCGCGCCGGCCTCGTCGCGAGGATCGAGAAGCTCGAGGCCTGA
- a CDS encoding single-stranded DNA-binding protein produces MAGETIITVVGNLTADPELRYTQNGLPVANFTIASTPRTFDRQANEWKDGEALFLRASVWREFAEHVAGSLTKGSRVIATGRLKQRSYQDREGNNRTAIELEVDEIGPSLRYATAQVTRAASSGGGGGGQSRPQAQVSDEPWSTPGSAGGAGGDAWAAPGAYGDDTPF; encoded by the coding sequence ATGGCCGGCGAGACGATCATCACCGTCGTGGGAAACCTCACGGCTGATCCCGAACTGCGCTACACGCAGAACGGCCTCCCCGTCGCGAACTTCACCATCGCTTCGACGCCGCGCACGTTCGACCGTCAGGCCAACGAGTGGAAGGACGGCGAAGCGCTGTTCCTCCGCGCGTCGGTGTGGCGCGAGTTCGCGGAGCACGTGGCCGGGTCGCTGACGAAGGGTTCCCGCGTCATCGCGACCGGGCGACTCAAGCAGCGCAGCTACCAGGACCGTGAGGGCAACAACCGCACCGCGATCGAGCTGGAGGTCGACGAGATCGGCCCGTCGCTGCGCTACGCGACCGCACAGGTCACGCGCGCCGCGAGCAGCGGCGGTGGCGGCGGCGGACAGTCGCGCCCCCAGGCGCAGGTCTCGGACGAGCCGTGGTCGACGCCCGGTTCTGCCGGCGGCGCCGGTGGCGACGCGTGGGCTGCCCCGGGCGCCTACGGCGACGACACGCCCTTCTAA
- the rpsR gene encoding 30S ribosomal protein S18, with the protein MAGKATGDRRKPRKGAKNAAPAKSIRVGVIDYKDVATLRKFISERGKIRARRITGVSVQEQRLIAKAIKNAREMALLPYAGAGR; encoded by the coding sequence ATGGCTGGAAAGGCAACCGGCGATCGCCGGAAGCCGCGGAAGGGCGCTAAGAACGCCGCTCCCGCGAAGTCGATCCGTGTCGGCGTCATCGACTACAAGGACGTCGCCACTCTTCGCAAGTTCATCTCGGAGCGTGGAAAGATCCGCGCCCGTCGTATCACCGGTGTCTCGGTTCAGGAGCAGCGTCTGATCGCCAAGGCGATCAAGAACGCACGCGAGATGGCTCTCCTGCCCTACGCCGGCGCTGGCCGCTAA